TTTGGAGAATAATAATATGTAGTTGTTATATAGCtcctttcatcagtagatctccaagtgttttacaaaggtcagtatcattattcccattttaccaatggagaaactgaggcacagaggcacaaaatgacttgtccaaggtcactcaaCCAGCCAAAGCCAGCAATAGAAACAGAGAGAATGAGAAAGgtttaaaggtttagaaaacatgcctttcaTAGTGATGGACTCAAGAAGCTCAAATCAAATTAAGGgctaacttgattacagtctatacatACTTACATGGGAAACTAATACttgataatgggcttttcaatctagccaACAAAGATATAgcaagatctaatggctggaagttgaaagtaggcaaattcagactggcaataaggtgtacatttttaaaagtgagggtaattaaccattggaacaattttccaagtgTGTGGTGGCTTCttcatcattggcaattttaaaatcaaggctggatgtttgtttaaaagatatgctctacttcaaaaggaattattactatggcctgtattatacagcaGTTCAGGCAAGATGAtctcaatggtcccttctggccttggaatctataagcCCAGACATCCTGAGTACCAGTAGAGTGTAAACTGCTTCATTCCTTATATTCAGACTACTCTTTCCTCTACTAAATTTTATCCCATTACTTCAGATTATGCTATGACCACCTACTTTAAATAAGTTTCTCTCTCCTGGTTTCACCATTCAGATATGTGTAGAAAGTTTTCTAATCTGCCCTTATTATTTAGCAAATAATATCTACCTTTTGTTTTAATCTTCTCTGATAAATCAGTCCCTCTGAACAAGTAACAATGAATTTATCTCCCACaattccctccaatttgtccaaatctttctGGTACTAAAATGTCTAGAACTACCAGCAGTATTGTGCATTCTAGAGGAACTACGTGGCCTGGCCGATATTATAATAATTGAAGTCAGGGGAGTTACTCCAGGTTTATACAAAGGTAACAGCAAAATTTTGTTTAGTGAGACCTGTTAGATTGTGGAATATAATCTTATTGGAAGTGGTGAAAGCATCATCATTTTGGGTCATTTTAAATGAGACCAGACAAAGCACTTCATACTGTAATGCAATGGCAGAATGTGAACAAGGAAACCTTCAAAGCTACTTTCATCTCCTGATTCCATGATGCATGAATTATCTTGCATTTCTAGCATTCATATGGAAGGTGAATCATATTgctctgtatgttccttgtagCTCACCAAAAAGCAAACATTGTGTACTGGTAACCAAGCATTATTTAACACAATATGTATCTGCAACTGTACTTAACATCATACTAGCACTAGTTAGCCTTACTCAAAGCATAATGAATAATTTTCTAGAAAACCAGATCAAACCTACTAATCCTAAACTGTACTCCTCGCTGGAATATCTTTGACAGAATCAGTGCAACATCTTTTAAGACAATTAAAGATTGGGAGAATTTATCCAGGATTCTCCATCATGAACATTCTTTTAGATTACTGGAGGTTCAAAGAACCACTGAGAATTCTTCATATAATGCTAGGCAGTTAGTAAAATGGGTATTGCTAGTAAAGAATAGACcatttggaattttaaaagcTGATGGGAGGGACATTGGAGGAACAACAAAGAtagataaaagtatataaaaaggCAAAATTATGGGTAAAAAGGATCATATTTATTGTAGTAAATTTGCTACATGGTTCTTATTAGTTGCATGAAATccacatatatttaaaaatgtaaatatccATGACAGCTCcgcaaaatatttgatttttttaaaatcaatacaaACCACAACTTGTAAAAAGTAGTAGCACTGCTTCCTCTATAAGAACATGGGCCAAATCACACTCCGCTCACTCACACAAGTAGTGCCATTTAAGTCTATAATATTACGTTCAAATGAGTATGGCAAAGAGGATTTGATCCCGTATTTGGTCCTGGCAGAAAATTATGTGAAGAGTGAGAAAATGTGTCTAGAGCCAAATCTCCTGACAGTgatctgaagggaaaaaaaatgggGGGCAGCATACCAAGCTGAAGCTCTCCTTGAACCAGACCCACACCCACAAACAAATCAGACTGCCATAGAGGGTCCTCAGTAAAGGCACCTATATTAAGTCAAAAGATTGAAGTAAACGAAAGGCTAGTAATGTGCTTTGGGGGGAAAATCCTATGTAGGggatctgattctgctctcagttaaatcaataacaaaaatctaattgacttcagtgggaatggcCTCATAATTGTATTTCTAAAACATAAATGAGTACAGTGAGAGAGCACAATTGTTTAAATATATGTCTCTAATCTGGTAGTCAATTCCTGTTCTGACTCTGAAACAGACCCATATCAGGGCTCAGTGCTGGTCTATGCATTAGATCTCAGTTCAATTCTAACAAAGGAAAACCTCCTTCAGAATCATCATCAGCAGGGCATTTGTAAGAGATCATTATTTTCAAGAAGAGAGAAAACCCCATTCTCTTTTTACggctccagcctggccctgggctTCCTAATTACAATCAAAAGGTTAAGCTGGCCTTGTGATCAGTGGGCTTTCGTCCTTGAACACAGAAATGAGCTCACAGCTGATCATGCAGAGGCAACCGctggtgtgtgtctctctcttccctgccGCCCGAGCCTGTTCGGAGCAGGAACCCCGCATTACATCACCGGCTCGCTCGCTTGCTcctggggagggaaggagcaAAGCGGCGACTCCGGGGggctgctgctgagggtgagaAGGGAGAGGCTCAGGAGCCCAGGGGGCGAGGAGGCTACTGCGGAGGAGCGGCCGCGCACGCAGGAGCGGTTCGAATCCCGCAGCTAGAGGAGGATGCAAGAGTTACGAGACATGCATtaaagaggaggggaaagggggagaccaaccccccggcccagccGCCTCTTCCTTCGGCATCCTCTCATGCGACGGTGCCTGCACCCCAAGGGCAGCCGGGCAGCGGGCTCCAGCTCCCAGGCTGAGAAGAGACAAGCCGGTGGGGGAGGGTCGAGCTTTTCTTTTtcggtggcgctccctccctcccccggctgaGAAGATGTTATGGCCGAGCTGGCGGAGAAGGGCAGCGGCTGCCTAGGGACGGCGGGCGGGCGGCAGCAGCAGGATGGGGGGGCGGTGGATGGCGGGGGgccggaggaggaggcggcggcggccgggGCCGCTAACCCCCCTAACTACGAGGACTACGAGTGCAAGATCTGCTACAATTACTTCGACCTGGAGCGGCGCGCGCCCAAGCTGCTGGAGTGCCTGCACACCTTCTGCCAGGAGTGCCTGAGCCAGCTGCACCTGCGGGCcgcccagcgccccccgcccgCGCAGCCCGGCCCGCCCGGCGCCGCGCCATGGCGAGCCGGGGCCAGCGGCACCATCTGCTGCCCGGTGTGCCGCCACCGCACCGCCCTGCCTGACCAGCGCGTGCACAGCCTGCCCGTCAACACCAAGCTGGCCGAggccttccccctgcagctgcgGGCCCGCGACCCGCTGCCCCAGGACAGCCTGCCGCCCGCGCCGCGCCCCGCCGCCGGCCCCCAGCCGCGCCCCGCGCCCCACGAGGCGGGCCCAGCCCCGCGGCCGCAGCGCCCCGGCCCGCGCTCCTCGGGCGGGGGCTACGAGAGCTGCCAGAGCTGCAAGCGGGCGGCGCTGAGCGCGGGCTGCGTGTGCGTGGTGTTCTCCTTCCTCTCCATGGTGGTGCTGCTCTTTACCGGCCTCATCTTCGTCAACCAGTACGGGGGGGAGCCGGGGCCCGGCAGCCCGGCCTCGCCCTCCCCCGTGGGGCCCATCTGCCTCTCGGTCGCCAGCATCCTCGCCCTCTTCTCCGTCGTGGTCACCTGGCTCATCTGCTGGCTCAAGTACCGACCCGAGGCGGGGGCCGGGGCGGCCCCCGGGAGCGGGACCCCCAGGGggcgggctgctgctgctggcggcaggagGAGCCACACGTAGCGCTGGGGCCGCGGCCGCCTGTTGCTGCAGCCGCCGCCGCCTGAGGCTGGGTGGGCCCCCCGGGTGCGGGAAAGCGGGGGCCCTGCGGGGTACTGGGCCCGGGCGTTTCCACCCACGCGCTCGCCAGGCCTGGTCCCCTCTTGTCTCGGGGGATAAAGGGAGGGCAGGTGTTAGAGGAACGGATACCACAGAGCCTCGGTGCATTTGACGTGGTCTCTTCCCTTCCACACACCCTGCACTCCTTATCGCCTCTCTGCCTCCACGGGGGAATACAAGGAGCCACCCAGGGCGGGGGGACCTGCTGGCCCGCCGTGCACTTGGCCTCTTCTCTGCACGCGGAGGACGCACCTTAAACTTGTCTGTGCTCCACACTTGAGGAGGGACCCTGCAAGAGGCTTGGAGGAAGTTGGACCATTGCACCTCAGTGCACTTGCCTTCTTTCCTATACACGGGCACTTATCTGTGCTTCAGATTTGAGGGAGCAAGGCAGGGGTCTTGAGGAAGTGGGACCATTGTACCTCAATGCAGTTGTCCTGCTACTTCCTCCACAAAAGTCATGCACACAGTCCTTGATCCTAGTCTGTGGATGCAAGGAAAGACCTTGTCATGGAGAGAGGTGAAACCATTTTTCAAAATTCACTTGAACTGTTACCTGCTTCTCACCCACACATGCAAACTCCTTACCGCCCTCTCCCTTATGTTCCCAGCCTAAGGGGAAAGACCATGGGTGGGAGAATTGGAGGAGATGGGTTAGTTATTTCGGTACTCAATCCTGAAGTGCAAATCCTTCTTTGGAGAGTAGGATCTTGTTAGTGGATAAGGATGCAGGGCCATAATTTTGAgtggcagtgttgtctagtggatagaacacagactggagccaggcacttttgaattctaatcctggccttGCCACTGATCTGCTAGGTGGCCTTGGGAAAGTGATTTAGTCTCTCTGTATCGTGGttttctcctctgtaaaatgggaataataattctTATTTACCTAGTTCAAAGGGAGTTGTGATgactaattagttaatgtttgtaaagcactttgaaaatgtcaagtgctatataagtgctagtattatttattatttatttttcactaCATAAAGGAAGGGAGGATAATAGAGGGAATGATATCTGGACAATTAATGAGTTTGAGATAAATGCATTCTGTACATGTATAGAGTGATGGGGGGATGTATGATGGAGAGCGCAAAGAAGGCGGGAGAATTAAGAAGTAAGATCTGTCAGCTATCTTCTTGCCAACTGGAGGGTAAGATACATGTGTCTAACAGATATAGAATGGCCTGGCATCTTGGGAAATTAGGAAAAGTCAAGGGGTAGGAAAGGGTCACACACCATTTCCCCACTTTTATCATTTATCAGCATACCCTTGTTTCCGTGCTTGCTAATGCAGAGGGGATGCAGCCGTTTATCAAAGAAAACTGGCTTACTGTTGCCCCCACCTGGAAGATAATTGAAGAGATGCATTGGTGTTGTTACAATCAGAGATGAGATGAGATGACTGTGTTCATTGTATTTTGTACTTTTccctttttaacttttaaaaaaaggaacttCAGTACATGTACAAAAGAGCTGTCTTAAACTCCTGTCTTAAAGAGACTGCGTCAAAGTATTCCCACATGTATCGAGTACCCCTCTGTTCCCCCTGTACAAGAAAACTGCCTCTATAAAGCAATTGAGTTTTTGCCAGGCCCTTGGGTGGTTGTTTAAAATAGGCTTTTCTATTTCATTTTTAGAGATTGTTGTTTAATGTGGGTAACTGAAACactgttttgtgcattttaaacaatttacTGAAGATGGTTTAATTAATAGACTATAGCTCTAAAACTGGGATGAGAGATTTCTGTGGCACAAAATAACAACTGATTGGCCATTCATTTAAACTTTTATATGATGAAAGGAATCCCacattaaaatattgattttcaacAGCACAGTAAAAGTGGAATATGATAGTATCATTTACGTATTGATAATTAGCCTTCAGTTACGATAGTTACAACTAGAAagtgtttttccccccttcttgaTATGTTTCATTTCTGTATTATGAATTTCTCTAGAAGGCCAGGAGAACACTTTTTGTATATGTCAGGTTGGGACTTTAATGCATTTCATATATGGTGAGATATTCATAATGAGAGATGAAAAAAATGTCATATAATTTGTTTTGTAATGTACAAAGGAGAGCACTCTATGTAAGTACTATTGTATGTTGCAGGATAATTCGTTTGGtgcctgaatttttaaaaaaaaacttaattagCTGTTATCTCTTATATCTGGAATGAGAAACTGCTTCTTCTTCCATATTTCTACATAGTACTGTATTGGAATGAAATGATAATTTTTGTGCTTAACAATTGGAGAATTTAAAGGTGGTTGTATATTATTCCCTGTGTATTTATGCAAGCTTTCTGCATGATATCCTGACAAGTATTCTATTAATAAACCTTACTTGACCACTTCTATTTATGACAAGTGAAAAGAAATGTATTGACTATTTAGGAGCAGAAAGACAGCAACTGAAGACTTGTTTTAAGTGTGATGTGTTTTATGACTGCACAAGTGATGTGTAGTGTGCATTGTCTTGATTATCACAAACCTGTAAAAATGTAGTATTTGTACAAAGATCCATTATAATGAAAGTACTTGACGAAAACAGTATGTGATCTTTGTGTCACTTATATTCATGAACACCTAAATCTGCGCCAGCCTTTTCacacaacagaaaataaaaatgttatgggGAGATAAATTACTGGATTCTGTTCTGGCTCTGTGCTAACTTTCCGCATGACCTTGGTCAAGTTATTTAAGATGGTATTTTCAAACTTGGATTAATAAATTAGGTAGCTAAATAAAAATATACCTTTGAAAACTGAGCATAGCATTGACTAGAGTAGTAGATGTGGATACTTTGCACGTAAGAAAATCAGAGCGCTTTTATTTAAGTTTCTGTATGATGATTGAGATGCCcaacttcagatacaaacatttgaaaattttggctctaacctctctgtccctcagttaATCCATGTAAAACTGGATAGCAATACTTAGCTCCCTAACATGTGGCTTCTAAGGCTTTATTCATTACAAAGTTTAAAGCAATTTGAGGTCCCGAAATAGAAGGTGTTATAGGAGTATGTAaagcattttaaataatattaaaaataaatgtatgtacATTAGCTGATATATTCCCCAGTAatgttaactgaggaaaaaataaacaataatttaaaatatatacattctTATACAATTAAATTAGTGGATATGATATCCATATGTTTCTAATGCAAATATAGCATTAGTTCATCAGTATTTTTATTAGTGAAGAACCAATAATGTGCAGTTTTAAACAGTGTCATATTCTCCCAGTTGGAAGCATATGCTTCATCTCTGTATTTTCTGTTCCTTCCACAAAATTATACACCTTTGATTTTTCTATCtatgtatttgaaa
This region of Chrysemys picta bellii isolate R12L10 chromosome 9, ASM1138683v2, whole genome shotgun sequence genomic DNA includes:
- the RNF228 gene encoding RING finger protein 223, which codes for MAELAEKGSGCLGTAGGRQQQDGGAVDGGGPEEEAAAAGAANPPNYEDYECKICYNYFDLERRAPKLLECLHTFCQECLSQLHLRAAQRPPPAQPGPPGAAPWRAGASGTICCPVCRHRTALPDQRVHSLPVNTKLAEAFPLQLRARDPLPQDSLPPAPRPAAGPQPRPAPHEAGPAPRPQRPGPRSSGGGYESCQSCKRAALSAGCVCVVFSFLSMVVLLFTGLIFVNQYGGEPGPGSPASPSPVGPICLSVASILALFSVVVTWLICWLKYRPEAGAGAAPGSGTPRGRAAAAGGRRSHT